One stretch of Pseudomonas poae DNA includes these proteins:
- a CDS encoding lytic transglycosylase domain-containing protein: protein MWERASMASVCKPDPLLLYSLALKESKTSAGKGMIAPHPFALRNEPSGALYPNTYMDAKAVLGKYIAEDILTDIGIMQINYRWNGNRVARPEFLLDPEVNIRVGAEILCESIAQYPVDMQLAIGGYHTRNPKRELDAREYASNVLSIWRSLQRLK from the coding sequence ATGTGGGAGCGAGCGTCAATGGCCTCCGTATGCAAGCCGGACCCTCTGCTTCTATATTCACTAGCTCTAAAGGAATCTAAAACATCTGCCGGAAAAGGCATGATTGCACCTCACCCGTTTGCGCTTCGCAATGAACCTAGTGGCGCTCTGTACCCTAATACCTACATGGATGCCAAGGCTGTACTCGGCAAATATATTGCCGAAGACATCCTCACCGACATAGGGATTATGCAAATAAACTATCGTTGGAACGGAAATAGAGTAGCGCGCCCGGAGTTTCTTCTTGACCCCGAGGTGAACATCCGCGTTGGTGCTGAGATACTTTGCGAGTCGATTGCTCAATATCCTGTCGATATGCAACTTGCTATTGGTGGGTACCATACACGAAACCCAAAGCGTGAACTTGACGCACGCGAGTATGCGAGTAATGTGCTCAGCATTTGGCGTTCACTACAGCGTTTAAAGTAA
- a CDS encoding DUF2786 domain-containing protein — protein sequence MDKRARALGRIKKCFALAKSSNPHEAEAAMRQARKLMDKFKLEVGDVRATQAEEFSLRIGKAKSVPPQWIRMLSMTVSKAFGCVSFYSYGPDGQSLIFIGEIGSAEMSAYAYEVLIRQLKDSKRKYLSGVSIQGTVQRRRAGVLYAEAWIIGVHKRVEEFAGVTEEGERAIHAYTQRHYPGVPITKMKRRKLDMDAYRAYIQGKMDGESVSLHKPMGRDEHMLLE from the coding sequence ATGGATAAGCGCGCTCGCGCACTAGGCAGAATCAAGAAATGTTTTGCGCTCGCAAAATCCAGCAACCCGCATGAGGCCGAAGCAGCAATGCGGCAAGCCCGCAAACTTATGGACAAGTTCAAGCTGGAAGTAGGCGATGTGCGTGCTACCCAGGCGGAAGAATTCTCCCTGCGGATCGGTAAAGCCAAAAGCGTTCCGCCACAATGGATTCGCATGTTGTCGATGACTGTCTCTAAGGCGTTTGGCTGTGTGAGTTTCTACAGCTATGGGCCTGACGGGCAGTCGCTGATTTTTATTGGAGAAATCGGTAGCGCTGAAATGTCGGCCTATGCGTATGAGGTGCTTATCCGGCAACTGAAAGACTCCAAGAGAAAATACCTCTCAGGGGTCAGCATTCAGGGCACAGTGCAAAGGCGCAGAGCGGGAGTGCTGTATGCAGAAGCGTGGATCATCGGCGTACATAAACGAGTAGAGGAATTTGCCGGCGTTACGGAAGAAGGGGAGCGGGCAATCCACGCTTATACCCAAAGACATTATCCTGGTGTTCCGATCACAAAGATGAAACGCCGAAAACTGGATATGGATGCGTACCGAGCGTACATTCAGGGCAAAATGGATGGTGAAAGCGTCTCTCTGCACAAACCTATGGGCCGTGACGAACACATGCTGTTGGAATGA